The Anaerotignum faecicola genome contains a region encoding:
- the glnA gene encoding type I glutamate--ammonia ligase: MVYTKDDILNMVAENDVKFIRLQFTDILGVFKNVAITVSQLEKALNNQCMIDGSSISGFLGIEESDMYLKPDLDTFVIFPWRPQHGKVARFICDVYTSDGKFFEGSPRYALKKAVKRAEEMGYTFNVGPECEFFLFQTDNNGNPTTIPHDNGTYFDLGPADMGENARREICLTLEDMGFEIETSHHEKAPGQHEVDFKYGEALRSADNIMTLKLVVKTVAQRNGLFASFMPKPLNGVNGSGMHTNFSLFKNGANAFYDPADKNGLSLSKDAYMFMTGVIKHARGMAVVTNPVVNSYKRLISGFGLPYSSVLDAAKGNGIIRIPKSMPDNTRIELKFPDAACNPYLEFAAILSAGLDGIEKSMELAESLNGGIYEMPGNLGEAIAEFKKDNIIQRALGSHIAAKYTETKQREWEEYQRAVTDWEVKKYLNVY, from the coding sequence ATGGTATATACAAAAGATGATATATTAAATATGGTTGCGGAAAACGACGTTAAGTTTATCAGACTGCAATTTACGGATATACTCGGAGTTTTTAAAAATGTAGCTATAACTGTAAGCCAGCTGGAAAAGGCGCTGAATAATCAATGCATGATAGACGGTTCGTCAATAAGCGGTTTTTTGGGCATTGAAGAAAGCGACATGTATTTAAAGCCGGATCTCGACACATTTGTTATATTCCCATGGAGACCGCAGCACGGAAAAGTTGCAAGGTTTATATGCGACGTTTATACAAGCGACGGGAAGTTTTTTGAAGGGTCCCCGCGGTATGCCCTTAAAAAGGCCGTTAAAAGGGCGGAAGAAATGGGATATACTTTTAACGTCGGGCCTGAATGTGAGTTTTTTCTTTTTCAGACGGACAATAACGGGAATCCAACGACTATCCCGCACGACAACGGCACATATTTTGATTTGGGCCCTGCCGATATGGGAGAAAATGCAAGACGTGAAATTTGCCTTACGCTTGAAGATATGGGATTTGAAATAGAAACAAGCCATCATGAGAAAGCCCCGGGGCAGCATGAAGTTGACTTCAAATACGGCGAAGCTCTGAGGTCTGCCGACAACATAATGACATTAAAGCTTGTTGTAAAAACAGTGGCGCAGCGCAACGGGCTTTTTGCGTCTTTTATGCCGAAGCCTTTAAATGGCGTTAACGGTTCGGGCATGCATACGAATTTTTCGCTTTTTAAAAACGGTGCGAACGCGTTTTATGATCCGGCAGACAAAAACGGGTTGAGCCTAAGCAAAGACGCATATATGTTTATGACCGGTGTGATTAAGCATGCAAGGGGAATGGCGGTTGTTACAAACCCAGTGGTAAATTCATATAAACGGTTGATTTCCGGATTTGGCTTGCCGTATTCGTCCGTATTGGACGCGGCTAAAGGCAACGGCATTATAAGGATTCCTAAAAGCATGCCGGACAATACGAGGATAGAGTTGAAATTTCCCGACGCCGCATGCAATCCGTACTTGGAATTTGCCGCAATACTTTCGGCGGGCCTTGACGGGATTGAAAAAAGTATGGAACTTGCCGAAAGTTTAAACGGCGGAATATATGAAATGCCCGGAAATTTAGGAGAAGCTATCGCCGAATTTAAGAAAGACAATATAATTCAAAGAGCTTTGGGAAGCCATATTGCCGCAAAATATACGGAAACAAAACAGCGGGAGTGGGAGGAATATCAAAGAGCCGTTACGGACTGGGAAGTTAAAAAGTATCTGAATGTGTACTGA
- a CDS encoding ANTAR domain-containing protein, translating to MENIIVGFSEWNNGIAVKDMLVKSGFVETEICTSGDEILRAANRVAGGIVVCGYKTGGMVYTEIYELLPDGFGMLVLLSGSQAGLIDSQDVFSLVLPVNKADLLHTINMILEIGRKHELSAKAPGRGQAIRKTEKRADEKLIIEKAKLLLMNKFNITEEAAHRFIQKSSMNKCIKMVETAEIILKEERF from the coding sequence ATGGAAAATATAATTGTCGGCTTTTCAGAATGGAATAACGGCATTGCCGTGAAAGATATGCTTGTCAAAAGCGGGTTTGTTGAAACAGAGATATGTACTTCCGGCGATGAAATTTTAAGGGCTGCAAACCGTGTGGCGGGAGGAATTGTAGTATGCGGATATAAAACGGGCGGCATGGTATATACAGAAATATATGAACTTCTGCCCGACGGTTTCGGCATGCTTGTGCTGCTTTCCGGCAGTCAGGCCGGTCTTATAGACAGCCAAGATGTGTTCAGTCTTGTGCTTCCCGTCAATAAAGCGGATTTACTGCATACAATTAATATGATACTTGAAATCGGAAGGAAACACGAGCTGTCGGCTAAGGCTCCGGGCCGCGGACAAGCTATACGAAAAACGGAAAAACGAGCAGACGAAAAGCTTATAATAGAAAAGGCAAAACTCCTTTTGATGAACAAATTTAACATTACAGAGGAGGCGGCACATCGGTTTATACAAAAAAGCAGTATGAATAAATGTATAAAAATGGTTGAAACGGCGGAAATAATATTGAAAGAGGAAAGGTTTTAA
- a CDS encoding efflux RND transporter permease subunit yields the protein MLSKASIKRPVTTVMIMLIVMLGGIISYFSLNMDLMPSMNIPVAIVSTTYVGAGPEEIESLITKPLEEALGTVTNVDSITSTSSANSSIVVVQFTDETDIDLAAVDMREKVDLVKGSLPEDASEPMVLKMDINSMTAIYVGIKSGSLDLTQLNTLVEDTISKRFEKIEGVTSVSNTGGVENEVQITVKPEKLQGYGLSMNQISQVLASENMDLPTGTVQQGTVDMQIKANGKFKTIDEIRDLPVATSGGAIIHLNDVADVEYVEKERSSYALIDGEPAIMLVIQKQSDANIVKLSEKVNAEIAKVSAEYPQVEFSMLSDTSEYITTSINNIVSTAIQAAALAIIVIFVFLRNPKMSVIIGISIPASIIATFGAMWLFGLSKNTISMGGIAIGIGMLVDNSIVVLENIFSYMRKGLDPKEASARGAGEVAMAVTASTLTTVGVFIPFIFISGTIGDIFKDLSLTICFSLFASLVISISFIPMACSKMLKPEQFTGDGVEGMKVRKKKGIITHFLDSWGRGLEKLDSGYRKILLWCLVNKKKVVALVVVSFMATLTLVPIMGFDFMPEMDEGSVTVSVSLPNGTILDETEKVVNQVVDTFKDDEIIDTYYVMVGGGGISASGSSTSSGSVMLSLVDKEERDLSSSDYANQLETKLKNIPGCEINVSASSSAMGSYGGSGITIRVTGDESDVLREIAYTMQDMLEGIEGVTEVDSSAEDTLPEVNIIVNREKASGYGLTAGQVASAVSGAINGSVATEFKVDDTEVDIRLKQSDESVKYMQDISNITITTPSGLVLPITEVADIVTGESAVTVTRADNHKYIDVTISTYGRDLGSIQKDIEARLSSYILPNGYAYEFTGTLESMNESFTQLGTVLIVAVLLVYMIMASQFESFIYPFIVMFSMPLAITGGIFGLFITGKSITTVSFMGFIMLVGMVVNNAIVLVDAANQNVANGMSSYEAICEAGPDRLRPILMTTLTTVLGMIPLGLGIGEGTEMQQPMAIVIIFGLSLSTVITLIFIPVLYMLVDKLRYRNIKSKAKKKFGKKDETVNG from the coding sequence ATGTTATCTAAAGCCTCAATAAAAAGGCCCGTAACGACTGTAATGATTATGCTTATTGTTATGTTGGGCGGTATTATTTCATATTTTTCCCTTAACATGGATCTTATGCCGTCTATGAACATACCGGTTGCCATTGTAAGCACAACATATGTAGGGGCGGGGCCGGAAGAAATTGAATCCCTTATTACAAAGCCTTTGGAAGAAGCGTTGGGCACTGTTACAAACGTGGACAGCATTACTTCAACATCCTCGGCAAACTCATCAATAGTTGTCGTTCAGTTTACCGACGAAACGGATATTGACCTTGCGGCTGTAGATATGCGTGAAAAGGTCGATTTGGTCAAGGGGAGCCTTCCAGAGGACGCAAGCGAGCCTATGGTTTTGAAAATGGACATAAACAGCATGACGGCTATTTATGTTGGTATTAAGAGCGGTTCGCTTGATCTTACGCAGCTTAATACGCTTGTTGAAGATACAATAAGCAAAAGGTTTGAAAAAATTGAAGGCGTTACGTCTGTTTCAAATACAGGCGGCGTTGAAAACGAGGTTCAGATTACCGTTAAGCCTGAAAAGCTTCAGGGATACGGCTTGTCTATGAACCAGATTTCACAGGTGCTTGCTTCCGAAAATATGGATCTTCCTACCGGTACGGTACAGCAGGGCACTGTGGATATGCAGATTAAGGCGAACGGAAAATTTAAAACAATCGATGAAATAAGGGATTTGCCTGTTGCCACAAGCGGCGGCGCCATTATCCACTTAAACGATGTTGCCGATGTGGAATATGTGGAAAAGGAAAGATCGTCATACGCCCTTATTGACGGAGAGCCGGCTATTATGCTTGTTATACAGAAGCAGTCGGACGCCAATATAGTAAAGCTTTCCGAAAAAGTTAACGCTGAGATTGCAAAGGTTTCGGCAGAGTATCCTCAGGTTGAATTTTCAATGCTTTCGGATACGTCGGAATATATAACGACATCCATTAACAACATTGTTTCAACTGCAATACAGGCGGCGGCGCTTGCCATTATTGTTATATTCGTATTCCTCAGGAATCCTAAGATGTCCGTTATTATAGGTATTTCAATACCTGCATCGATTATTGCGACATTCGGTGCAATGTGGCTTTTCGGCCTTTCGAAAAATACGATTTCAATGGGCGGTATAGCAATCGGTATCGGTATGCTTGTTGATAACTCCATAGTTGTTTTGGAAAATATATTCTCATATATGCGTAAGGGCCTTGATCCTAAAGAGGCGTCTGCAAGGGGCGCGGGCGAGGTTGCCATGGCGGTTACGGCATCGACTCTTACAACTGTAGGCGTTTTCATACCGTTTATATTTATTTCGGGCACAATAGGCGATATATTTAAGGACCTTTCCCTTACGATATGTTTCTCGCTTTTTGCGTCGCTTGTTATATCAATTTCGTTTATACCTATGGCATGCTCAAAAATGCTTAAACCGGAACAGTTTACCGGCGATGGCGTTGAAGGCATGAAGGTAAGAAAGAAAAAAGGCATTATCACACACTTCCTCGATTCATGGGGGCGCGGCCTTGAAAAACTTGATTCCGGTTACAGGAAGATACTTTTATGGTGCCTTGTAAACAAGAAAAAGGTTGTTGCGCTTGTAGTTGTTTCGTTTATGGCAACGCTTACGCTTGTGCCTATTATGGGCTTTGACTTCATGCCTGAAATGGATGAAGGCTCGGTTACCGTAAGCGTTTCATTGCCGAACGGCACGATACTTGATGAAACGGAAAAGGTTGTAAACCAGGTTGTAGATACTTTTAAAGATGATGAAATTATAGACACATACTATGTTATGGTCGGCGGCGGCGGTATTTCCGCATCGGGCAGCTCCACAAGCAGCGGTTCCGTTATGTTAAGCCTTGTTGATAAGGAAGAAAGGGATCTTTCCTCAAGCGACTATGCAAATCAGCTTGAAACAAAGCTTAAAAATATACCGGGATGTGAAATCAATGTTTCCGCAAGCAGTTCCGCAATGGGCAGTTACGGCGGCAGCGGCATAACCATAAGGGTTACGGGCGATGAAAGCGACGTTCTCAGGGAAATTGCATATACAATGCAGGATATGCTCGAAGGAATTGAAGGCGTTACGGAAGTTGACAGTTCTGCAGAAGATACGCTGCCTGAGGTTAACATAATTGTTAACAGGGAAAAGGCATCCGGATACGGCCTTACGGCAGGCCAGGTTGCAAGCGCCGTAAGCGGTGCGATTAACGGCAGTGTTGCAACGGAGTTTAAGGTTGATGATACTGAGGTTGACATACGCCTTAAACAAAGCGATGAAAGCGTTAAATATATGCAGGATATATCGAATATTACAATAACGACGCCTTCCGGACTTGTGCTTCCTATTACGGAGGTTGCCGATATTGTAACGGGAGAATCGGCCGTTACTGTTACAAGGGCCGACAACCACAAGTATATAGACGTTACTATTTCAACTTACGGAAGGGATCTCGGTTCAATCCAGAAGGATATTGAAGCAAGGCTTTCAAGCTATATACTTCCAAACGGTTATGCCTATGAATTTACAGGAACCCTTGAAAGCATGAACGAATCGTTTACGCAGCTTGGAACAGTGCTTATAGTTGCCGTACTTCTTGTATATATGATTATGGCAAGCCAGTTTGAAAGTTTTATATATCCTTTTATAGTTATGTTCTCGATGCCGCTTGCCATAACGGGAGGCATATTCGGGCTCTTTATAACAGGAAAGTCGATTACGACGGTTTCTTTCATGGGATTTATAATGCTTGTCGGAATGGTTGTTAACAATGCTATCGTACTTGTAGACGCGGCAAACCAGAATGTTGCAAACGGAATGAGTTCCTATGAAGCTATATGCGAAGCAGGCCCTGACCGTTTGAGGCCTATACTTATGACAACGCTCACAACTGTACTCGGCATGATACCTTTGGGGCTTGGAATCGGTGAAGGTACTGAAATGCAGCAGCCTATGGCTATTGTAATTATATTCGGCCTCTCGCTTTCAACGGTTATAACTCTTATATTCATACCTGTGCTTTATATGCTTGTTGACAAACTTCGCTACAGGAATATTAAGAGCAAGGCCAAAAAGAAATTCGGTAAAAAAGATGAAACTGTAAACGGCTGA
- a CDS encoding P-II family nitrogen regulator: MKKLEIVIKRGKLDELKDTLNGLGVTGMMLTNIMGYGNQKGYTQIYRGKKYNVNFIPKIKVETVIKDCMYEEVLEKVRETVYTGNIGDGKIFVYDVFEAVRIRTNERGEAAIDGDSGSEFDPDIMK, translated from the coding sequence ATGAAAAAACTTGAAATTGTTATTAAAAGAGGAAAGCTGGATGAACTCAAAGACACGCTGAACGGGCTTGGGGTTACCGGTATGATGCTGACTAATATAATGGGATACGGAAACCAGAAAGGATATACGCAGATTTACAGGGGGAAGAAGTACAACGTAAATTTTATACCTAAAATTAAAGTCGAAACTGTCATAAAAGACTGCATGTATGAAGAAGTACTGGAAAAGGTGAGGGAAACTGTATATACAGGGAATATAGGCGACGGGAAAATATTTGTTTATGACGTTTTTGAGGCCGTTAGGATTAGGACAAATGAACGCGGTGAAGCGGCCATTGACGGCGACAGCGGATCGGAGTTTGATCCTGATATTATGAAATAA